Genomic segment of Hoplias malabaricus isolate fHopMal1 chromosome 14, fHopMal1.hap1, whole genome shotgun sequence:
taaacaaGGTATACATTAATATAAGTTAATATAGTTATTTCCATAAACaggtttaatctctgtgtgtgtgtgtgtgtgtgtgtgtgtgtgtgtgtgtgtgtgtgtgtgtgtgtgtgtgtgtgtggggtacAGATGTGCAGGTTGCTCTTCCCCGTATTGGTCCggctgtgttctgtggagtgggTTTGGGTGTGGGATTGATCGGTGTCATCATTGGAATTGTCCTTCTCATCAAAGGAAGAAAGTTCAGCTGAGGATCTGACTGTaaacattataaaattaatttggTTTAACTAACAATGCTTTTTCTACTGATTGTGAGCTGTATGTAACAAGTCATTAACTGTGTAGCCCCTTTGTCCAGAGCCACAGATAATGTAATTTTGCAGGCCCTGCAGCACCTGAGTGTAGTGTCACTCACAGCAGCGCCCGTGCACACTGAATGGAGCCAGCTCTTCTTTTCCCACTACTTTTGCATCAAGAGCTTAAAagtaatattttcttaattttattaaattgtaacaattaaatatatgtttctgtttgtgtgttcttattttgaaatatagcttgtcacaatttaaataaaaatctaataGTTGGCCAGACAGACCTGCCACACTTCCTTAAACTCAAACAATATGCTCCTGTCTCAACTTCCTTTAAAAGACAAGCATTATGTAGAAATTCCATGTTCGGgtcatgttcacattaatgtgtgaatctgaagccaaccaacccacacactgtgaaacaacaccacccagtcagttttctgtgtgctgccttagtcagaaaacatggaataaaacgagtcgttctgattctgctccgcttctgacttTAAGTACAGAGACGTTAGAATTGCCCTGCCCCCTCATCcaagtctgtccaatcacagcacttgacccgcgtttatgtgagagcataaagacgaggttaaacccAGCAAAACAGATGCaacgagtgcagagaaataagagctctgagtaaaaactaagaaaataagaacagatgagaaagagaactgagcgaaaacagctaaaaaacacagtttctgctccttgctcctcactgctgtgcgctcggggtcagagtgaacagcgagcggctcattatcatttaaaggaacaggggaagaatgctgctgtggggctcgttttgaccaaagcaggacaCAAATGTTTCACTAAGAAGCTGAACTGGAGATGAGGGAGAATATGTTCCATTTAAATGAAACACAGGCATTAAACTGCAAAGATTgtttacaagaaaaacaatacatttcattATGTAAAACATTTCTTTCTACTGTTTTTAATTTCACGCTGTTGAAAACATACTATCACTTtgctctgttattgttttcatttcGCATACTTCCCAACATTTTGgaattttggttttgtttttcaaaacacacactgtcaaaaAGGCCCAAACAAGGTGAAGCGATGAAGTGAGGCATGGCAATGTCATGGCAACACACCTGTCAACAGGTGTTAAATGGGTATTTTAAGAGGCATGTAGCACATGATGCAAGTCAGTGATCAGTGTTGTCTCTTTGTCTGAAAGGATCCATGCTTTGTTTCTCACTTCAGCAATGAAGAAATTTAATGATCCAGGGACAATATCTTTTCTGAATTTTGTaggtttacttttatttatattaatatattattacatttaaattattaggggcctgtgaaggactggcgtcccctccagggtgtgttcccccttccacccagtgattccgggtaggctccggacccaccgcgaccctgaactggataagtgtcacagacaataaatgaatgaattacagttTTTAGTAGGAAGTGGATATCTTGTGTTTCAGATGTGAAATGAAAGCAAATATCACTGAGGGTTAATAAATAAGGATAGATggttatttagaaaaaaaataaaaataaaaaataaaaaaacatttattaaactgTTTGGGGGTTCTGGGTTTCATGCTTGTATTCCTAAAGCATCTGATAGGGCAGTGGTCGATAAAACCAAGGTTAATATTAAAAGCATTGTAAGAGTTTCCTTAACCATACACTGAGTACAAACAGACTTGCAAAGAATGTGACTTTAATGACTATGGGCTAATGTATTCAGCTCTAACTTCAAATGATGAACTTAAACACCCACCCccggccaaaaaaaaaaaaaaaggcccttCATGGGCTTCAAGACATATCTTGTGAATAGTTCAATTTGTTCAGCTTATGTTGGCTGACTACAATTTCATTTACAGCCCAGTTAGTGGAAAATAATTTTCTAATAAATCTCTTAAATCAAGGAAAATCTTTCCAGTGAATTTTAAAACTGAAAGTTTGAAATGTATACATttcaaatacaaaatacaacaaatacaACATATTTGTTTAGGCTagatttttttccctcattATTTATAGTGATGCTGTTTTTCTAACACCTTTTATTGTTTCAATATTTTACCTGGTTTCATGAGGAAAGCTGTTTGCGAATAAAGTGAATGAAGTGAAGCTAATGAAAATGGAAGACCATTTACACATAATACCTGTAAAACCTACACTGGAAAGGGATTGTATATATTACTATAGACAAACACAGAATTCCTTACATTTTGTTAACTTTAATCTCATAAACTCTCTTAAATGGAACATATTCCTCTGCCTAGTAACTTGTGATGGAGTGGTGTAGCTGGTTCTCCTCAGTCAGACGAGTAATTTAGGTGAACTGGAACACTCTGAAACACTCTCAGTTGTTATTGGACACGTCAAGATAAAAAATGTTCCTGAATCTGCAGCTGCTGATCCTGCTGACTCTGACTATAAGAACTGGTaggtttatatttaattattattttaggattcatattttaatgggtttttaaaaaatacatacaaataaatatttaatatatatgatATAGTTAACAGTTCTATAGAGTACACACAAAGGTTTGTACACATTCACTTGAATCActtatgtttttattgtgttaGTTTGACTTAGACTTGAATTTGAGCTTAAAATCTGTAAAAAGAAATCTGTGAAAACAAAaactatatacattttttaaatcacataaacatttttaaatgtataaaaaatgcagttatatatatatatatgaatgatttacattgtttttttttttcattgccaGATATTACTGCTGGAAATTATTTGGCCATAGTGGAAGAATGTACCACCAGTTCACCAGATCTGTCTGATGTGCAATTAATATATACCTATTATTATAATAAGGATGTGCTTGTGCAGTTTAAAAGCACTGTAGGAGAGTTTGTAGGATTCACTGAGCTTGGAGTGAACATTTCAAAAAGATGGAACAGTGGTACTTATTTACAGCAGCTGAGAGGAGAACTGGATAGATACTGCATACCCAATCTACAAAAAGACTACTCTACCATTCTTGATAAAACAGGTGATCTCTCATAAAAACACTTGACACTGGAAAAGCAGGAGAGAGATGAGCTCACTTTACAGTGCACTCAATTACTAATTACTAAACAATTAATCAGTTACTAATTAAACAGTTAATTAGTATATCACAGACCAAGAGGCATTTTCTGGGTAGACAACAAAGCACATATTTAAGTGACTCTAGAAAGCATTAGCTTCTAAAAACATCTCATGTTatatacaaaaacaataattattgattgttgattgtgtttttttctggttgtatatatatataaataaaatgattttactAATATTTGCAGCACAGCCAAAAGTCAAGCTCAGTTCAGAGCAGGAGTTCAGCCCTGGTAATTTGGCGATATTGGTGTGCAGCGCTTATGACTTCTACCCTCCAGTCATTGATGTGTACTGGCTCAGAAACAATAAAAAGGTGACCAGTGACCCAGTTTACCTTGTGGAGCTGGCTAATGGAGACTGGTACTACCAGGTCCACTCTCACCTGGAGTACACCCCCAGATCTGGAGAGACAATCTCCTGTGTGGTGGAGCATTCCAACTTCACAGAACCCATGATCTACGACTGGGGTGAGGATAGAGTCTGATTATTATACACCTTTAGTCTGTTTACACTGGACCACTGCATGCTTCATGGACTCTTTGAACCGTAACAGTAACAGTGTGTTGTTCAAAAGCTCAGCGTAAACATAGCACCAGCAATATATCAACATTAACAGGCTATATGGCTCAGAAAAATTTAGAAGGATGAAATATGTTAATTAAAGCagcagtctgtaggatatttactgtacctGGACATAAAATGTACAGGGTGTGTCATCAtaaattaaggaaacagtcaaagctaaaactgctgcctctcacagcattgctaaagGAGAACTGTGGAGCTCCTGTGtcctgccctctgtccaatcattttacagtccaccatGTAGCCAGGTCTACAAAGTGTCTTGCAGCCTTGAAATGACCAAATGAACGTAGCTAAAGTTATATTTTATCTGACCCAAAATGCCCCACTGCTCTAATTTCCTCATGAACAGGCAACAGCAATCATttctggaaaaaatatataagtacAGACgcctatgtatagattaaaaggagtaaaagccataggttgtgtgttttatataaagaaagtgaggcatagcaaagtttgaaaggtgttaggactgtattttgtgtgttttatacaaagaaggtgaataacaacagGAAAAGTGcaaataccattgtttgtttgttttaaagaaattgatggtgtgtttgtgtgtttaactaAATTAAGGAGTaataattgtgtttgaaaagccacatattcatctatttaaggtgaaacaggtagtacacagcaaatataagcatttcactagaaggtagatgttttagtgacatgatctATACTTGGTCtggtgttttaaatggataagatgggaaataagaagtgtttcaaaataagtttttgtttataaaacctagcactagctttagcttcatatagctgtttaaggtggttctgtttattttgtttaataagtAGCTGGAGAATAACGCAAATAAGACCCTTGAACTgactcatttaagatggaactaaatgcttgaatgtAGAAATTGTGAATAGGAAGCAAGGATTtgcctcctaaaatgacatttatggttgAAGGGAAAATAAGACCTAAATAAGTCTAAAATGTTGAGGTGGTTTAGACAGTACATATTGTAAGGGAATTTTTGCAAGGAAGATGGCAGTGGCtctttatatttttaccttttgcttaagtaggtaaatgtttagtgacatcacatacacatggtttgtgtgtttaaacagataaagtggaataacagttgcttcaaaaagtttcaaaaggTATAGCGCTAGCTTCAGCTCTTAGGGTGGAAAAGAGAATTCAAGAACCTGGTAAAAAAAAGGCCAATAAGACTCGTAAACGGACACatgtaaggtggaacgaaatgtCTGACTATGAAGATTGTGgataagatctgcctcctaCACGACATTTATGGTGTaggagaaataataataataaagaaaaaaataataggtaacaccagccttgtctaatctaaatatttaactttttttgcCTTTCTCTTGCGTAGGTAGATTTTAGCGAATGagcacttttctgtgtaaagaTGTTGATTAC
This window contains:
- the LOC136665549 gene encoding H-2 class II histocompatibility antigen, E-S beta chain-like; the protein is MFLNLQLLILLTLTIRTDITAGNYLAIVEECTTSSPDLSDVQLIYTYYYNKDVLVQFKSTVGEFVGFTELGVNISKRWNSGTYLQQLRGELDRYCIPNLQKDYSTILDKTAQPKVKLSSEQEFSPGNLAILVCSAYDFYPPVIDVYWLRNNKKVTSDPVYLVELANGDWYYQVHSHLEYTPRSGETISCVVEHSNFTEPMIYDWDPSLPEIQQGMIAAGASGLMLGFVMIVVGVLYYKKKTLGKLQIPT